The genomic DNA TGGCCTGTCTGGGCCGGGAAGGGCTGTCACGCCGCCTGGAGCAGGTGGTGCGCGCGCAGAGCCTGTCGTTGTCCGTGTCCTATGGGCTCATTCCTCCCCAGGAGGCTTACTCCCGGGCCCTGGCGTTGATCGAGGCGTGGCCCGAGGCCCGCCCATTGCGGCTGAGGCTCCTGTGCGATTTCAAGGTGGCCTCCGACATCCGCGAGGCCCTGCTGCGGCAGCTCTTCCGGCATGAGCGGGACACCGCGCTGCGCTGGACCCTGGCCGCGCTCCCGTGGCCCGCCAACGCGCCGCTCGTGCGTACCGTCCTGCGGGAGGCCGCGGGCTCGGCTCAACCCTCGGACCGTCCGCTCTTCCTCGCCGCGCTGGAGGGGAAGGACGAGGCGGCGGGGTGCTTCGCGCTCGAGGGATTGATCGCCCTGGACGAGTCCGGTCCGGACTGGCGCGGGCGGCTCGAGGCCCTGGGCTATTCGTCCCACCCCCTGGTGCGCGTGCGCGCGGCGGCCGGGCTCGCGCGGGCGGGAGAGGCCTCGGGGTGGGAGTCCTTGCGGCATACCGCGCGCGAGGCCTCCGAGCCGTGGGAGCGCGCCGAGGCGCTTCGCTGGCTCGGGGAGTTGAATGCACCGGAGCACGCGGAGCTGCTGGTGCGGGGCCTTCGGGACGACACGTGGGAGAAGAAGCGCTGGCCGGAGGCGGATGAAGCCGCCTGGGCCTTGTTCCAGTGGGGGACACCCGAGGCCCTGGGCGCGCTGCTCTCCGCCCACCTGAGCGGTGGCACCGCCGACATCGACGGCTACTTGGAGGCGCACCTGGCGCGGCAGGAGGGGCGCCCCGTGAAGGCGCTCGCGCCGCCCCGGACGCGGACCCTCGTGGCCCGCTTCATCGAGCAGCCGTACTCGGGCGGATAGGCGTCCTTCGTTCCCCAGGGGACGAGCGTGGACGGCGCCACGCCGTCGATGTTGACAGGGAAAACATTGTTGTTTACACCGACAACATCGAAAGGGAAGCGCCATGAACGACGAGCTGCTGCTGAGACTCCTCAACCTCCCCGTGCTGTTCGGGTGGGCGGTGATGGTGTTCGCCCCCCGCGCCCGCGTCACGCGCTGGTGGCTGGAGAGCGATGTGCTGCCGCTGGTGATTGGCGGCGTCTACCTGGTGAAGGTGGTGCCGTACCTGCCGGCCCTGTTGGGCGAGTTCGACACGCTGGAGCACATCCACCGCATCTCGGAGGGACGCCCCGGCATGGTGCTCGCGGGGTGGATCCACTACCTCGCGTTCGACTTCCTCGTGGGCCGGGTCATCCTCGCCGACGCCCAGCGCCGGGGCATTCCGCACCTGCTCGTCGTGCCGTGTCTGGTGCTGACCTTCCTGCTCGGGCCCTCGGGCTACCTCGCCTACGCCGGCGTCCGGCTCGTGTCGCGGCGCTTCCTTCCCGCCGTGGCGCCGCTGCCCCCGGTGGCCGTTGAACCCTCTGCCTCGCGGTAGTCACGGAGACTTCCCATGATCTCACGAACGACCTCGTTGTCCCTTCGCGGCGCCTGGCACCGGGCCTGGTCCCTCTCTCCCGCACTCACCCTGGGCACGGCGGTGATGCTCCTGGGCGTCGTGTTCTCCTCGCTCGGGCTCGTGCTCGACTCGCGCCAGCTCCTCGGCGAGCCCGTGTGGTTGAAGCCCGCCAAGTTCTACGTCTCGGTCGCCGTCTACAACGCCACGCTGCTCTACCTGTTCGGCTTCCTCGATCCGCGCCAGCGCCTCGTGCGCACCGTGGGGACGGTCCTGTCCGTGTGCGGTGGGCTGGAGATGGTCGCCATCACGATCCAGGCCGCGCGCGGGATGCGCAGCCACTTCAACATCGCCACGGCCTTCGATGTCGCCATCTACGCCGGCATGGGGATCGTCATCACCACGCTGTGGGTGACGATGATGGTCCTCACCGTCATGCTGATGCGCACGGCGTTGACGGATCGCGTCCTGGCCTCGGCTCTGCGCATCGGCGCGGTGGTGGCGGTGGTGGGCATGGGGCTTGGGTTCTTCATGACCATGCCTCACGGCGAGCAACCCATGGGGCTCGAGGCCGGACAGACGCCCCTGGAGAACGGTGGGCACTCCTTCGGGGGACGGGATGGAGGCCCGGGCCTGCCGCTCGTGGGGTGGAGCACCACGGTGGGCGACATGCGGCCCGCGCACTTCCTCGGGTTGCACGGCATGCAGGTGCTGCCGTTGCTCGCGGCGCTGCTCGCGCGTCGGAGGAGCCGATCCGAGGCGTGGTCCCTGGCGGTGATTCGCGCCTCGGGAGTGGCCTATGGGGGGCTGACCCTGGTGCTCGCGCTCCAGGCCCTGCGCGGACTGCCAGTGACTCAGTGGGACGCGGCGGGCATCGCGAGCCTCGTGGGCGTGATCCTGGCGAGCCTCGTGACCTTCGCGGCCCACCGCGTCTCCTCGGTCCGGCTCGCCGGAGAGGTGGGCTGACGCGGAGTCCTGACGGTTTCCCGCTATGCTCCCGGGATTCATGGGAAACCGACCGGTACACAGATGGGCGGTTCTGCTGTGTGCCGTCCTTGTGGCCACGGGCTGCGTCACCGGAACGGTGCCTTCCCGTCGGGGCTTTGCCCTGGACTACAACCCAAGCGCCGCCCCTTCTCCGCGCTTGGCGCTGCTGAGCCCAACGGGCATGGCCGTGAGGACCGTGACCCAAGGGGCTGTTCGGGTCGATGCCTTCGAGCATCTTCTCTTGCTCACGGGATTGAATGCTCTCGAGGGGTCGTACCCGCGTGAAGCGACCCTGACGCCTCGGGAGGCGACACGGCTGCTGGAGATGCTTCTCCAGAAGCCCGTGACACTGGCCTCATTTCCTCCGCGTATGGTCGTGAGCCATCTCCTGCGCGAGGTCCTGGCGGAGGGAGACGTTTCTCGTGACGAACTCCTGCGCCGGGTGGAGCGTTTCAAGGCCGTGGCCGTGCTGCGGCCGGACGGCTACCTCGCCTGGGCGCTCACCGGCCACACACAGCAGAGGGTGGGCCCGGTGCTGTGGAAGAACGGCGCCTTCCGCTCCGGTCCCTTCGAGTTGGGTCGCTTCTACTCAGGTCTCGGGGGCGCCTTCCGGCCGGTGGATGCGCGACTCCAACCCACGGAGGGCCCACCCCTGGCGGAGGTGCATGATGACGCCGACTACATCGGCCGGACGCTGGATGGCGCGGACGAGTCCATCGCGGCGCTGTATCACGCCCTGGGGCAACTGCTGACGCGTCCCCTGGACAGCGTCGCCGCGCTGCGACACCTCCCGGAGGGAGTCGTGGCCCTCGTCGCCTCCAGCCCCGAGTACCTCGAGCGCTTGCGGCACATGACACGGGGCGAGCAGGTGAAGGCGCTCTCCTCGCTGACGATGCACCTCCTCGTCACCTTTGGCACCGCCGGGGGAAGCACGAGCACCCTGCGGGGGTTGTTCGCGGGCGCGGAAGCCACCGTTCCCGTGCTGACCCTGTCCGCGGAGGGGGCGCTGGCGCTGGAGAGAGTCGTGGTGCCGGTGGGCGGCAGGGTCGCCACGGTGTTGAGTGGCGGTCCGGGCGCGGCCCTCATTCTTCAGCGGGCGCACGAGGACAGCCAGAACCCCGTCCCCGCCGCTGGACCCGGGCAGTGGAGGCCCGCGAAGGAGTCCATGTCCAGCCGGGCCCGCGCCTACCAGGAGCAGATATCCGGCCACTCCGCCGACGAAGCCTACTGGGTTGGAAGCGTAAGGTTCGATGGTTTCAAGGACGGTGTGCTGCTGGATGCCAAGGGTCCTGGCTACGCCAACAAGTTCTTCGATGACTTCGAGCCCAAGAGCTGGTTCAAGCACTCGGGCGCGCAGGCTCTTGTTGAGCAAGCGAAGCGCCAACTTGGTGTGGCGAGGAGAACAGGAACCCCCATCCGGTGGCACATCGCGGAAGAGAAGACCCTCGAAGCTCTTCGACGCCTGTTTCAGGATAACAACGTGTTCGGAATCGAGATGATCTATACCCCCGCCCTCTAGGGAGATGCGTTGCCCATGACGTACCAGAGAATCGAATCGTACATGGCGGGTGCGTATTGGGGGCCGCGCAAGGAGTCGCCGGAGGAATGTGCCTGGCGGGCGGAACGCTTCCTGACGACCCTCGCGGAAATCGATCCGTTCTTCTCTCGCTGGTACCGGCAGGGCAGGTCACGCAAGGACGCACTCAGCAAGCCCATCGAGCCCACTCGCGCGGCGCTGGAGAAACTCATCCGCCGGGGCAGGGATCGGCAATTCGATGAACTGGGCTACTCGGTCTGGGCGTGGAACGGCGTATGCGTCGACCACGAGGACTGTGGCCTCAACTTCGGGTGCGGCCTCTATGCCGAGGGGCAATCCAAC from Melittangium boletus DSM 14713 includes the following:
- a CDS encoding HEAT repeat domain-containing protein gives rise to the protein MKVSALVWSSRTGIRAQLLSFLDALPAEAFDARMRALRLLRLFGGEEQLPLVRRLLLEPREPLPVRAWALEVGVSLGLRLSGPELSGLLQEGALEVYPCLHLVRSEEEVSWIVPTLEPWSAWERTDLFLQSRRRGDPLPAAVVGWLYARWLQEDRRVLDTEPGGPERNLQVAAATWTRPESWALLATEANHLPSDTLPEEALHQLLRDDPEALHHAAEALRLPLPSLLACLGREGLSRRLEQVVRAQSLSLSVSYGLIPPQEAYSRALALIEAWPEARPLRLRLLCDFKVASDIREALLRQLFRHERDTALRWTLAALPWPANAPLVRTVLREAAGSAQPSDRPLFLAALEGKDEAAGCFALEGLIALDESGPDWRGRLEALGYSSHPLVRVRAAAGLARAGEASGWESLRHTAREASEPWERAEALRWLGELNAPEHAELLVRGLRDDTWEKKRWPEADEAAWALFQWGTPEALGALLSAHLSGGTADIDGYLEAHLARQEGRPVKALAPPRTRTLVARFIEQPYSGG
- a CDS encoding Tox-REase-5 domain-containing protein yields the protein MVVSHLLREVLAEGDVSRDELLRRVERFKAVAVLRPDGYLAWALTGHTQQRVGPVLWKNGAFRSGPFELGRFYSGLGGAFRPVDARLQPTEGPPLAEVHDDADYIGRTLDGADESIAALYHALGQLLTRPLDSVAALRHLPEGVVALVASSPEYLERLRHMTRGEQVKALSSLTMHLLVTFGTAGGSTSTLRGLFAGAEATVPVLTLSAEGALALERVVVPVGGRVATVLSGGPGAALILQRAHEDSQNPVPAAGPGQWRPAKESMSSRARAYQEQISGHSADEAYWVGSVRFDGFKDGVLLDAKGPGYANKFFDDFEPKSWFKHSGAQALVEQAKRQLGVARRTGTPIRWHIAEEKTLEALRRLFQDNNVFGIEMIYTPAL
- a CDS encoding ABA4-like family protein; this encodes MNDELLLRLLNLPVLFGWAVMVFAPRARVTRWWLESDVLPLVIGGVYLVKVVPYLPALLGEFDTLEHIHRISEGRPGMVLAGWIHYLAFDFLVGRVILADAQRRGIPHLLVVPCLVLTFLLGPSGYLAYAGVRLVSRRFLPAVAPLPPVAVEPSASR